A single region of the Gilliamella apis genome encodes:
- a CDS encoding VWA domain-containing protein — protein sequence MQRITRIAFDHSNIDKMQLLEQYNSLLSILKPHLTARTFSIFASSRLIENNQYIAWYTDLEGQPVLLNDISDSSQKAVIEDALHTRINDIETTVKLIPLDHQQKALVSSWLSRIKNPNNQIYVINNEPVIIDTFEPIVLPEPPIVAPKSFWRWWYTLILVLLLLLILGLIWFFFNPFKKTSKVEPIVEPAITQPIEPKKTELTVEFAKQPELVIKPKPELKPEPQVSEPQPVVVPDPTPESVSKSEPKPAPKVKNPPNCITKEELVKNSNPSKMALIFDNSLSMTVTLAEPPSQVQQYFNYLTHGYPSYMPASERIAYEKRMSRLPTRLSTSKKVALTSIDKIQQNINIALVALNSCSAADTTPFYNYSGRGALKSKINRLTPSAAGGGGTPLYSGLEKASKMLDGVKRDDYILIISDGDDNCTRSNICTLANYIAAQKPRLKINIVDIAGEHKIDCVANATRGKVYIAQSPKDMIRQMNKAVSDLKINRPVCQ from the coding sequence ATGCAAAGAATAACTCGTATTGCTTTTGATCATAGTAACATAGACAAGATGCAGTTACTGGAACAGTATAATTCTTTACTTTCAATACTTAAACCTCATTTGACCGCAAGAACATTTTCAATTTTTGCTTCATCAAGATTAATAGAAAACAACCAATATATTGCCTGGTATACTGATCTTGAAGGCCAACCTGTATTGCTTAATGATATAAGTGACTCGTCGCAAAAAGCAGTAATTGAAGACGCCTTACATACTCGAATCAATGATATTGAGACTACAGTCAAATTAATTCCCTTAGATCATCAACAAAAAGCTTTAGTGTCTTCATGGTTATCAAGAATTAAAAATCCAAATAATCAAATTTATGTAATTAATAATGAACCAGTTATTATTGATACTTTTGAGCCAATTGTATTACCTGAACCGCCAATTGTCGCACCAAAAAGTTTTTGGCGATGGTGGTATACCTTAATTTTAGTTTTACTTTTATTATTAATTTTAGGTTTGATATGGTTCTTTTTTAATCCTTTCAAAAAGACTAGCAAGGTGGAACCAATCGTCGAACCAGCGATTACACAACCAATTGAACCGAAAAAAACGGAACTAACCGTTGAATTTGCAAAACAACCAGAACTTGTCATTAAACCTAAACCTGAATTAAAACCAGAACCACAGGTTTCAGAGCCACAACCTGTAGTTGTACCTGACCCAACACCAGAGTCGGTTAGCAAATCAGAACCTAAACCAGCGCCAAAAGTAAAAAATCCACCAAATTGTATTACTAAGGAAGAATTGGTAAAAAACTCTAATCCATCCAAGATGGCGTTGATCTTTGATAATTCTTTATCAATGACGGTAACATTAGCAGAGCCTCCTTCACAAGTTCAGCAATATTTTAATTATTTAACCCATGGCTACCCTAGCTATATGCCTGCATCAGAAAGAATTGCGTATGAAAAAAGGATGTCTCGACTACCGACTCGTTTATCAACCAGTAAAAAAGTAGCATTGACTAGTATCGATAAAATTCAACAAAATATTAATATAGCATTAGTGGCATTAAATAGTTGTTCAGCGGCAGATACAACACCATTTTATAATTATTCCGGCAGAGGCGCTTTAAAAAGTAAAATTAATCGATTAACACCAAGTGCAGCTGGTGGCGGAGGTACACCACTTTATAGTGGATTAGAGAAAGCAAGTAAAATGCTTGATGGTGTAAAACGAGATGATTATATCCTTATAATTAGTGATGGCGATGATAACTGCACAAGAAGTAATATTTGTACTCTAGCTAATTATATTGCAGCTCAAAAACCTCGACTCAAGATAAATATCGTTGATATAGCGGGTGAACATAAAATAGATTGTGTAGCTAATGCTACTCGAGGCAAAGTTTATATCGCACAAAGTCCTAAGGATATGATTAGACAGATGAATAAAGCGGTATCTGATTTAAAAAT
- a CDS encoding VWA domain-containing protein codes for MQRITRVIFDQGESDKISLLKEYNSLLVLLKNNLTERTFSILGQPKLIDNNQYIGWYSNLEGQPILLNDIENEEHKKQIEKTLNTRINDLELVIKSMSLTREEQALISAWLPRIKNSGNTIYVINDEPVIVNSFKAPILPEPTAIPPTSKSFWRWWYFLLLALFLIILLGFIWFFFCPYGKEKASDSPSIMAQNTEKNRVESTPVVEQTNVLEPKNETVTEVKNCITKEEATNKISASKMVMIFDNSASMTLTLMESQESIDKYLKSNFYSMTEKEAEAYERKMTRLPNRLSSSKEVALTSIDKIQQNIDISLVTLTSCPAAQTTSFYPYEDREKLKSKIKRLQPLEYNSATPLYSGVKQASKMLDGINRDDYILIISDGEDNCTKSNICTLANEIATAQPRLKINIVDIAGQHKIDCVAKSTGGNVYIAQNPTELIKQMSNAVSDMNISKPICK; via the coding sequence ATGCAACGTATAACAAGAGTTATATTTGATCAGGGTGAATCGGATAAGATTTCTTTGTTAAAAGAATATAATTCTTTGTTAGTATTGCTAAAGAATAATTTAACTGAGCGAACATTTTCAATTTTAGGTCAGCCAAAGTTAATTGATAATAATCAATATATTGGTTGGTATAGTAATTTAGAAGGTCAACCTATTTTACTCAATGATATTGAAAATGAAGAACATAAAAAACAGATAGAAAAAACGCTGAATACACGAATTAATGACCTTGAACTCGTAATCAAATCAATGTCATTGACAAGAGAGGAACAAGCTTTAATATCTGCATGGTTACCGAGAATAAAAAACTCAGGAAATACCATTTATGTAATTAATGATGAACCTGTTATTGTTAATTCATTTAAAGCTCCGATTTTACCTGAACCTACAGCAATACCACCAACATCAAAATCATTTTGGCGTTGGTGGTATTTTTTATTACTCGCACTGTTTTTAATTATATTGCTTGGTTTTATTTGGTTCTTTTTTTGTCCTTATGGCAAAGAAAAAGCATCAGATTCTCCATCAATAATGGCACAAAATACAGAGAAAAATAGAGTTGAATCAACCCCAGTAGTTGAACAAACTAATGTTTTAGAACCAAAAAACGAAACTGTAACAGAAGTTAAGAATTGTATAACTAAAGAAGAAGCTACTAATAAGATATCGGCTTCTAAAATGGTGATGATATTTGATAATTCAGCCTCAATGACTTTAACCTTGATGGAATCACAAGAAAGTATCGATAAATATTTAAAAAGTAATTTTTATTCGATGACAGAAAAAGAAGCCGAAGCTTATGAAAGAAAAATGACCAGATTACCTAATCGTTTATCAAGTAGTAAAGAAGTAGCATTAACCAGTATTGATAAAATACAGCAAAATATAGATATTTCTCTTGTCACGTTAACAAGTTGTCCGGCTGCGCAAACTACATCATTCTATCCTTATGAAGATAGAGAAAAATTAAAAAGTAAAATTAAACGGTTGCAGCCATTAGAATATAATAGTGCGACGCCATTATATAGTGGTGTTAAACAGGCAAGTAAAATGCTTGATGGTATTAATCGTGATGATTATATATTAATTATTAGTGATGGTGAGGATAATTGTACTAAAAGTAATATATGTACTCTTGCTAATGAAATAGCCACAGCGCAACCTCGTTTAAAAATTAATATTGTTGATATTGCCGGACAGCATAAAATAGATTGTGTAGCAAAAAGCACTGGTGGTAACGTTTATATAGCTCAAAATCCAACCGAGCTTATTAAACAAATGAGTAATGCCGTTTCAGATATGAATATTAGTAAACCTATTTGTAAATAA
- a CDS encoding SUMF1/EgtB/PvdO family nonheme iron enzyme: MLSVFNQPKAYVKRKFKPIFLGIIFGFIPSMGYAQSWDSKFYNPKPANDDVILPMPCEGSLVMRKVFTPTRKPLDDVKIVLGNNQKELGFAEYATPNYISGSFSDDGAERYYLIGKYEITALQYQSVMNDNCPTAKTNLAFPITDISWFDAVAFTDKYNRWLIEQAKNRSKDLPKGYVRLPTNTEWEYAARGGSKVSESEFRESKFPMVNSLENYAWFSGAKSANGKLQLIGRLDANPLGLYDILGNANEMMFDSFRMNKLDRYHGQQGGMTVRGGSYLTPEASITTAFKIEKPYYDLQSAYRSKDVGFRLVYTTEVMQSNDLVKELDKEWNELGNQAGLSKDDNVVSELEKITKQVDDEKTKKELNQLNSLLRSANQARDEQRDRSIQSALQLGAFLCANVSDLNAKFEYNNNLYEIMTNEVCDPNEIETLNEDNMCSKVKLNDLKNVLNESKNSRDFILKYYSDTIVNTATNYEKDTINNQSKPTQFILENSGKANMSDYLKLYFKHINKYIESGKINRANWLETCNEIKGK, encoded by the coding sequence GTGCTATCAGTATTCAACCAGCCGAAAGCCTACGTGAAGCGTAAGTTTAAGCCTATTTTTTTGGGGATTATTTTCGGTTTTATTCCTAGTATGGGATATGCTCAGTCATGGGATAGTAAATTTTATAATCCTAAACCGGCCAATGATGATGTTATTCTGCCTATGCCGTGTGAAGGTAGTTTGGTGATGAGAAAAGTTTTTACACCAACACGTAAACCATTGGATGATGTTAAAATTGTTTTAGGTAATAACCAAAAAGAACTTGGTTTCGCTGAGTATGCAACACCTAATTATATCTCAGGTAGTTTTTCTGATGATGGTGCAGAAAGATATTATCTTATTGGTAAATATGAAATTACCGCTCTTCAGTATCAATCAGTTATGAATGATAATTGCCCAACAGCCAAAACTAATCTTGCTTTTCCTATTACTGATATCAGTTGGTTTGATGCTGTAGCTTTTACTGATAAATATAATCGTTGGCTAATTGAACAAGCAAAAAATAGATCAAAAGACTTACCCAAAGGGTATGTTCGTCTACCAACTAATACTGAATGGGAATATGCGGCAAGAGGTGGTTCTAAAGTTAGCGAATCAGAATTCCGTGAATCAAAATTTCCTATGGTGAATAGTTTAGAAAATTATGCTTGGTTTTCTGGTGCAAAATCAGCCAATGGTAAACTGCAACTTATTGGTCGGTTAGATGCTAATCCGCTTGGTCTTTACGACATTTTGGGTAATGCGAATGAAATGATGTTCGATTCATTTCGCATGAATAAACTAGATCGTTATCATGGTCAGCAAGGAGGTATGACTGTTCGCGGTGGAAGTTATTTAACGCCAGAAGCATCGATAACTACTGCATTCAAAATAGAAAAACCTTACTATGATCTTCAAAGTGCTTATAGAAGCAAAGATGTTGGATTTCGGTTAGTTTATACAACTGAAGTTATGCAGTCGAATGATCTAGTAAAAGAACTGGACAAAGAATGGAATGAACTGGGTAACCAAGCGGGTCTTTCAAAAGATGATAATGTGGTTAGCGAGCTGGAAAAAATTACCAAGCAAGTCGATGATGAAAAAACTAAAAAAGAATTAAATCAACTTAATTCTCTTTTACGTAGCGCTAATCAAGCTCGTGATGAACAGAGAGATCGCTCTATTCAATCAGCTTTACAATTAGGTGCTTTTTTATGTGCTAATGTTTCCGATTTAAATGCTAAATTTGAATATAACAATAATTTATATGAAATAATGACTAATGAGGTATGTGATCCAAATGAAATAGAAACATTGAATGAAGATAATATGTGTTCCAAAGTGAAGCTAAATGATTTAAAAAATGTCCTAAATGAATCTAAAAATTCCCGTGATTTTATATTAAAATATTATTCAGATACTATTGTAAATACTGCAACAAATTATGAGAAGGATACCATTAACAATCAATCTAAGCCTACGCAATTTATACTTGAAAATAGTGGTAAAGCCAACATGAGCGATTACTTAAAACTCTATTTCAAACATATTAATAAATATATTGAATCCGGGAAGATCAATCGAGCAAATTGGCTTGAGACGTGTAATGAAATAAAAGGAAAGTAA
- a CDS encoding ABC transporter permease yields the protein MDNVTSKWRFIIRLSLADLCYDKKVSFCIIASIISVITPLLLLFSLKYGVVAQLRHQLLNDPQNLEIKIVGNLQLDQQMFDWIAKQPETAFVIPLTRSLNTQADLLNDSSHFVNNAEVIPTAKGDPITQDMPYLPHKNQILLSSLAAEKMQAAIGSRIKMVITRQLDGKLEKGRTELEVIGIIPEVYYSRAAGFISLDLLIEMEHFYDGYQSEIFLTGTGLTDSSYPNSFARARIYANSLDNVAPLAFKLREKNIETRTQANAIENMQAIDRVLGFIFSVIAITAIFGCILSFSGSFLSNIERKRKDIAFMRLIGFKSKQVMFYLLIQAMTLSFLAFIVSCLLFLLGNCAFNLVLGKNLVSQPIVSQLQFYHFIIAFILTLLISFVVVAIGGRGAISIQPAESLREA from the coding sequence ATGGATAATGTAACCTCAAAATGGCGATTTATTATTCGGTTATCATTAGCCGATTTATGTTATGATAAGAAAGTATCATTTTGTATTATCGCATCTATAATATCAGTCATTACACCATTGTTGCTATTATTTAGTTTGAAGTATGGTGTTGTCGCTCAGCTACGCCATCAATTACTTAATGATCCACAAAATTTAGAGATAAAAATTGTTGGTAATCTACAACTTGATCAACAGATGTTCGATTGGATTGCAAAGCAACCTGAGACGGCATTTGTTATTCCTCTTACTCGTTCTTTGAATACACAAGCTGATTTGCTTAATGATTCAAGTCATTTTGTTAATAATGCTGAAGTTATTCCGACCGCTAAAGGTGATCCAATAACTCAAGATATGCCTTATCTTCCTCATAAAAATCAAATTCTATTGAGTTCTTTGGCGGCCGAGAAAATGCAAGCAGCAATTGGTAGCCGAATAAAAATGGTTATTACTAGACAACTAGATGGTAAATTGGAAAAAGGAAGAACTGAATTAGAGGTTATAGGTATCATTCCTGAAGTATATTATAGTCGTGCAGCAGGTTTTATAAGCTTAGATCTTTTAATTGAAATGGAACATTTTTATGATGGTTATCAAAGTGAAATTTTTCTAACCGGAACAGGTTTAACTGATTCTTCCTACCCTAACTCATTTGCAAGAGCGCGAATTTATGCTAATTCGCTTGATAATGTTGCTCCTTTAGCATTTAAATTGCGTGAAAAAAATATAGAAACGCGAACTCAGGCTAATGCGATTGAAAATATGCAAGCTATTGATCGAGTCTTAGGTTTTATTTTTAGTGTGATTGCTATTACCGCAATTTTTGGATGTATATTATCTTTCAGTGGCTCATTTTTATCTAATATCGAGCGAAAACGTAAAGATATTGCTTTTATGAGGCTTATAGGATTTAAGTCTAAGCAAGTTATGTTCTATTTACTGATACAAGCAATGACGTTAAGCTTTTTAGCTTTTATCGTATCATGTTTGCTATTTTTATTAGGAAATTGTGCATTTAATCTGGTTTTAGGTAAAAATTTAGTTTCACAACCAATCGTTAGTCAATTACAATTTTATCATTTCATTATCGCATTTATATTAACACTATTAATATCATTTGTTGTTGTTGCGATAGGAGGACGAGGTGCTATCAGTATTCAACCAGCCGAAAGCCTACGTGAAGCGTAA